From the genome of Vicia villosa cultivar HV-30 ecotype Madison, WI linkage group LG2, Vvil1.0, whole genome shotgun sequence, one region includes:
- the LOC131650290 gene encoding F-box/kelch-repeat protein At3g23880-like has protein sequence MTAVSSSSQSPPHIPLDLVSEILCRLPVKHLLQLCCVCKSWNSLISLDSNFARKQLSLSTPNKDRHHLIQSSTKYYREFLLSHSTISSFFTNDPIVTVNQFRHTLKRVLGLHISTCDGILCFAIKGSQAVLYNPFTRKSNKLPPLKAPNSRDFQNLYTLVYDSITGNYKIIAVTFGNSKIQVNIHTLGTRYWRRIQDFPCSLLISTPGIFVNDTVNWFAYDSNSAKVIVSLDLKKESYQKFSLPFSHFEFFINLGTLKGCLSILSQHENFQLFYVWIMKEYRNEKSWTKLFTIPSHPERCGLYDGYSKVLYISENNQLLMEFEKRGLVVYDSTNKNFSIPKMQNNIHDDEEVAPLFCVESLISPF, from the coding sequence CCGCATATTCCATTGGATTTGGTATCAGAAATACTGTGTAGACTTCCTGTGAAACACCTCCTTCAACTCTGTTGCGTCTGCAAATCATGGAATTCTCTTATCTCTCTTGATTCCAATTTCGCAAGGAAGCAACTCAGTCTGTCAACTCCCAACAAAGACCGCCACCACCTCATCCAATCCTCTACTAAATATTATCGTGAGTTCCTTCTAAGTCACTCCACAATCTCCTCTTTTTTCACCAATGATCCCATTGTTACGGTCAATCAGTTTAGGCACACTCTAAAAAGGGTTCTTGGTCTGCACATTTCCACTTGTGACGGCATCCTCTGTTTTGCGATAAAGGGATCTCAAGCTGTTTTGTATAATCCTTTCACTAGAAAATCCAACAAATTGCCTCCTTTGAAAGCTCCGAATTCAAGGGATTTTCAAAACTTATATACCTTAGTGTATGATAGTATCACTGGTAATTATAAGATTATTGCTGTTACTTTTGGTAATAGCAAAATCCAAGTTAACATTCACACTTTGGGTACTCGTTATTGGAGAAGAATTCAAGATTTTCCATGTTCTCTTCTCATTTCTACACCTGGAATATTTGTGAATGATACTGTTAATTGGTTTGCATATGATTCTAATTCAGCTAAAGTTATCGTTTCTCTTGATTTAAAGAAGGAGTCGTATCAAAAGTTTTCACTCCCTTTTTCCCATTTTGAATTTTTCATTAACTTGGGGACATTGAAAGGTTGTTTGTCCATCCTTTCTCAACATgaaaattttcaattattttatgtttggatcatgaaggaATATCGAAATGAAAAATCTTGGACTAAATTGTTTACTATTCCTTCTCATCCAGAAAGATGTGGTCTTTACGACGGCTATTCAAAGGTATTATATATTTCCGAAAATAATCAATTGTTGATGGAGTTCGAGAAACGTGGTTTGGTTGTCTATGATTCTACAAATAAAAATTTCAGTATTCCTAAAATGCAAAATAATATCCATGATGACGAGGAGGTGGCACCACTTTTTTGTGTTGAGAGTTTGATATCTCCTTTCTAG